In Patagioenas fasciata isolate bPatFas1 chromosome 2, bPatFas1.hap1, whole genome shotgun sequence, a single window of DNA contains:
- the RAB18 gene encoding ras-related protein Rab-18 isoform X1, producing MDEDVLTTLKILIIGESGVGKSSLLLRFTDDTFDPELAATIGVDFKVKTISVDGNKTKLAIWDTAGQERFRTLTPSYYRGAQGVILVYDVTRRDTFAKLDNWLNELETYCTRNDIVKMLVGNKIDKENREVDRNEGLKFARKHSMLFIEASAKTCDGVQCAFEELVEKIIQTPGLWESESQNRGVKLSNRDEGYGGGGACGGYCSML from the exons ATGGACGAGGACGTGCTGACTACCCTGAAGATCCTTATCATCGGCGAGAGCGGCGTCGGCAAGTCCAG CCTTCTGCTGCGGTTCACAGATGACACATTTGACCCGGAACTTGCAGCAACAATTG GTGTGGACTTCAAGGTGAAAACTATTTCAGTTGATGGAAACAAAACTAAACTGGCAATATGG GATACTGCAGGTCAGGAGCGGTTCAGAACATTAACACCCAGTTACTACAGAGGTGCACAAGGTGTTATTCTAG TTTATGATGTCACGAGAAGAGATACTTTTGCCAAGCTGGATAACTGGTTAAATGAACTGGAAACATACTGCACAAGAAATGACATAGTGAAGATGTTAGTTGGAAACAAGATTGATAAG GAAAACCGTGAAGTTGACAGAAATGAAGGTCTCAAATTTGCAAGAAAACATTCCATGTTGTTCATAG AGGCAAGTGCAAAAACATGCGATGGTGTACAGTGTGCCTTTGAAGAACTTGTTGAAAAGATCATTCAGACTCCTGGACTGTGGGAGAGTGAGAGCCAAAACAGAGGTGTAAAGTTATCAAACAGGGATGAAGGatatggaggaggaggagcatgTGGTGGATATTGTTCTATGTTATAA
- the RAB18 gene encoding ras-related protein Rab-18 isoform X2, whose product MDEDVLTTLKILIIGESGVGKSSLLLRFTDDTFDPELAATIGVDFKVKTISVDGNKTKLAIWDTAGQERFRTLTPSYYRGAQGVILVYDVTRRDTFAKLDNWLNELETYCTRNDIVKMLVGNKIDKRQVQKHAMVYSVPLKNLLKRSFRLLDCGRVRAKTEV is encoded by the exons ATGGACGAGGACGTGCTGACTACCCTGAAGATCCTTATCATCGGCGAGAGCGGCGTCGGCAAGTCCAG CCTTCTGCTGCGGTTCACAGATGACACATTTGACCCGGAACTTGCAGCAACAATTG GTGTGGACTTCAAGGTGAAAACTATTTCAGTTGATGGAAACAAAACTAAACTGGCAATATGG GATACTGCAGGTCAGGAGCGGTTCAGAACATTAACACCCAGTTACTACAGAGGTGCACAAGGTGTTATTCTAG TTTATGATGTCACGAGAAGAGATACTTTTGCCAAGCTGGATAACTGGTTAAATGAACTGGAAACATACTGCACAAGAAATGACATAGTGAAGATGTTAGTTGGAAACAAGATTGATAAG AGGCAAGTGCAAAAACATGCGATGGTGTACAGTGTGCCTTTGAAGAACTTGTTGAAAAGATCATTCAGACTCCTGGACTGTGGGAGAGTGAGAGCCAAAACAGAGGTGTAA